The Rhizoctonia solani chromosome 1, complete sequence sequence ATCATGGTACTGTATCAATATCAAATACTTACGAACGAGCAGGAGCATGATATAGAACATTCAAAGCTTGACTGACGGATACCTTTCCCCACCACTCTTCAGGATTATTAACGCCTTGAGGCGCAATCGCTATTGCTATTGAAGAGCATCTAAAGACACGTGGGCATCATGGTTTAGTATTCTACCACAAAGTGGTCAAAAACGCAGGAACTTACACGTCAATTAGATAGCTGAAAATGTGGTACGGTTAGTTTTCTTAAATACGCAAAACAGGGCCCAACAACGTACGCGGTACAACCTCCGTGGAGAGTTCCAAGCAAATTAAGCATATCTACCGAATATGGAATTAGTTTATAATTATGGGAACGTGGACCCAAAGCGAGCACTGACCATCTTCCAGGCTGATCTCACACACCACAATGGCCTGGCTCTTTTTGTTTATCATAGGGCCAACGCTAACCTCTAGTAGCTTCAGTCTTTGTCCCACGGAATAAGCAAAGTGATCCTTCAGACTTGAGTAAAAGTCCAACACGCCAATACACATTTGCTTTTGGTCGTCTGGCGCATTCCCCTTAATGTCATCTAAAGTTACGCCGCTAGTCATTTCTAGTGAGCAGTGGTATACGTAAACGGACTATGGGCTCGGCCTGGGTGGTGTAACACAGGTTCTTATGAAGGTTGGGATCAAGTGTTATGGCGGGTCTTTATGCTACCCGGTGCCGGCTCTAATCGGCTTGATTGTTTGTCCCATTACACATTACAAGAGCAAAATACACGGATAAAAGCGGTTAAATCAAGAATAACAAATGATTCAGCATCCTGTTGGCCTGTCAAGGACTGTCGTCTGGGCCAGGCTTCCAGGAGTCCATTATGCCAACGTCGTATCTTCGCTTACGGCCCATCCCCAAGTCCACAAATGAGTTTTCGACTGCCCGGACATTTGACTCTACCTCTTCGTCATCCCACGCATGTTGTGCTGCGCCAACCCCAAGACCCGACCTCAAATGTGAGTTCCAAATAACATCAGTTTCTCGCCTAAAGAATATACGTTTTGGGGCAGTCCGGTTTGTATTCCCTGGCCGACTGCGAGGAGTTCGACTACTCTCCGGAGCTTCATCCCCAGATGAATAAGATTGCTCTTCTCCCGATGACGAAGTGGAGCTCGAGCGAACGGTGTGAGCGTTTCGGACATGGTCTAGATTTATCGACAGTCAACCATATGCAGCGAGAGAAGATACCTGTCGCACTCACGAGACAACCGCAAATCAATTTCGTCCATCTCGCTctcttcatcctcttcatcaaCCAGCCCAATGGCTTCTCCAACATCCATTCTCGGAACATCTTGGAGACCAACGCTTGGGGCAAAAGGTAGATCTCTGAGCCCCTCTAAAACCTTGCGTCTGGACGATGTCAATTTTTTGAATTGTGTGTAGCACAAACACTTACTTGACACCCTCTAGGTAAGCGGTATCATTGTCATTCTGCATATTGCTACTTTCTACGTCAAGACGATACCGGGGCCCATACCACTCGAGGTGGTCGGTATAGGGAAGCATTCGTGGAATTTCGTGTTCAATTCCAAGCGCACATGCGGTTTCGTAGGTCCATGCACGAGCAACGTTCTTGGTTGTGTACCCGCCACCGCCTAGAAGTATCGTAGGTATATTGAAGGACCGTACAAATTGAGCACAAGCGGCATGTCCCTCCATACTTAAATTGAAAACGCCAAGTTTATCACCAGATAAAGAGTCTGCGCCGCATTGCAGGATGATAGCTCCCGGTCGGTACCACTCAATGATGTGGCGAATAACCTGGGCGAGGCGTAAGATGAGTGTTGGAATGCGATAGCAATGAGCTTACAGGCTGGAACACGGATGCATACTGTTCGTCGGATATGCCATTCATTAGTGGAATGTTGGCCGTATATCCCTTTCCAGGACCGTAGCCCCGGTCATGGACATCACCAGTTCCCGGGAAGAAGTTAACTTGCTTGTGGATTGAGCAAGTAAAAACGCGGTCGGTTGTGTAGAAAGCCTCTTCCACGCCATCACCATGATGACAGTCGATGTCAATGTACAGTACCCGGGGAAATTGTCGCAAGAGTTCAAGAATGCCAAGGACAATGTCGTTAACGTAGCAGAAACCAGAGGCCTCTCGCTTCTTTGCATGATGGAGACCGCCGGCCCAGTTGATAGCAATGTCGGCAGCGCCAGAGTTAAGTCGTTGTGCGGCACCTATAGCTAGATTAGCGACATAGCGGAGAACTGTGCCAATACCTACTTATTGATCCGCCAGCTGAAATAGAACAAAACTCGAATAACCCATCCCACGCTGGATTATCTTCACCAACAAGAACTGAGGCGTATAGCTCAACAATGTGAACACGGGGAAATTATGATGAATCCACACGTACATCGAGTGCCGTTCCCCGTCAGCTCCTCAGCCGTTTCGGGAGAGACTTTGCCGAGAAAGTCGATGTATTCGTCTGTATGAAACCGAGTCATATCAAGCTGGCTGGCTCTACGGGGTCGCTATATGGCTTTAAATTCAGTTGAGCAAACTCGTGCTGGTGTATCAATGGACCACCTACGAATACATCCATTCTCTGAAGCATATCGTAGGCAGCGACCAGGTGGTGTGTCATCCGCATGCGGTAGGGTTTCATTGGGTGGGCTCCGCCGTAGGAGTAGAGGCCAACGTCACCTAAACACCATGAATTATATAAACACAGCTGCAATCTGCACACCTACTATCATAATAGTATGAAACTCGGCGCTTGGACCCATGCTCCGAGGGAGATATGACCTGGACGTCTTCATCCATATTATACTATCGAACAGCACCGCTGAGAGTTTTGGTCGGTATGCACACCCGAGTAAAAGGATGGTGGTTGTGTTACAGAATAACTCTTCGTGTCACGTGCGCTGCGTTGCTCGAGGGCTAAGTTAATGTTTCGGGCTGTGAGCCTTGAACAACTCGCAGTTCAAAATAGATTCATGGGTTGCGATTGAGTATTAAGGACATGTACATCTAATAATACCAGGCGTCGTACAGCTCCATCATTCTACCGTCCTCCACGTAGCGCCAAGACAAGATGCAGCACCGATCCCGCGGTTATATTGTACTCCTTTGCGGTCTTATCATCAGCCCTGGGTATATTTATTATCATATTTTTCTGGACTCTCGTTAGGAAAGAACTCACATCTGTCGCCCTCCAAAGATCAATCTCTGCTGAGGTGGCGGGACACCAGATTGCTCTTCAACCTTCTCTTTGATACGCGAAATCTGTCGAATTGTTACTTAACAATCAATTAAAACGTTCAAAATCTTCATACAAGGTCTTCAGACTCAATATCAAGTTCAATCTAAcccatggtcaatgttacaccctctccATATATATGGGATAAAATATCTAACCTCTTTACCCGTAAGAGTCTTTCAGAAATATATATCAGACCCTACACCTCAAGTAACTCGAGCTTCATCACGTACTTTGACTTTAATTAACA is a genomic window containing:
- a CDS encoding thioesterase superfamily protein codes for the protein MTSGVTLDDIKGNAPDDQKQMCIGVLDFYSSLKDHFAYSVGQRLKLLEVSVGPMINKKSQAIVVCEISLEDDMLNLLGTLHGGCTAYLIDVCSSIAIAIAPQGVNNPEEWWGKVSVSQALNVLYHAPARSGTTLRIVSETIVLGGRAGTIRCEIWDTSNNTLVASGTHTKMPLANMRIGKL
- a CDS encoding histone deacetylase family protein — protein: MDEDVQVISPSEHGSKRRVSYYYDSDVGLYSYGGAHPMKPYRMRMTHHLVAAYDMLQRMDVFRPRRASQLDMTRFHTDEYIDFLGKVSPETAEELTGNGTRFLVGEDNPAWDGLFEFCSISAGGSISAAQRLNSGAADIAINWAGGLHHAKKREASGFCYVNDIVLGILELLRQFPRVLYIDIDCHHGDGVEEAFYTTDRVFTCSIHKQVNFFPGTGDVHDRGYGPGKGYTANIPLMNGISDEQYASVFQPVIRHIIEWYRPGAIILQCGADSLSGDKLGVFNLSMEGHAACAQFVRSFNIPTILLGGGGYTTKNVARAWTYETACALGIEHEIPRMLPYTDHLEWYGPRYRLDVESSNMQNDNDTAYLEGVKRKVLEGLRDLPFAPSVGLQDVPRMDVGEAIGLVDEEDEESEMDEIDLRLSHHVRNAHTVRSSSTSSSGEEQSYSSGDEAPESSRTPRSRPGNTNRTAPKRIFFRRETDVIWNSHLRSGLGVGAAQHAWDDEEVESNVRAVENSFVDLGMGRKRRYDVGIMDSWKPGPDDSP
- a CDS encoding ubiquitin family protein, producing the protein MLIKVKTLTGKEIELDIESEDLISRIKEKVEEQSGVPPPQQRLIFGGRQMADDKTAKEYNITAGSVLHLVLALRGGR